The Agromyces atrinae genome window below encodes:
- a CDS encoding LytR/AlgR family response regulator transcription factor: MISVLIADDEKPALDELAFLLGHDERVGTVHRASSGTEAIRILTHEHVDAAFLDIHMPGLSGFDLARALARFEKRPALVFVTADEEGALEAFELAAVDYLLKPVRTERLERSLTRVIESLQTAPAASPAPRPEMIAVSIGGTTRMIRQSDVRYVQAQGDYARLHTDEASFLVRVPMSDLERRWADDGFVRIHRSYLVSLAHLSRLRLGAAMPSVTVGGAELPVSRRLLPALRELLDANRIRPGS, translated from the coding sequence ATGATCTCCGTACTCATCGCCGACGATGAGAAACCCGCACTCGACGAGCTCGCCTTCCTGCTCGGCCACGACGAGCGCGTCGGAACGGTGCACCGGGCGTCGTCGGGCACGGAGGCCATCCGCATCCTGACGCACGAGCACGTCGACGCGGCGTTCCTCGACATCCACATGCCCGGGCTCAGCGGCTTCGACCTCGCGCGGGCCCTCGCCCGTTTCGAGAAGCGTCCGGCCCTCGTCTTCGTCACCGCCGACGAGGAGGGCGCGCTCGAGGCGTTCGAACTCGCGGCCGTCGACTACCTGCTGAAACCCGTGCGCACCGAGCGGCTCGAACGCTCGCTCACGCGTGTCATCGAATCACTGCAGACCGCGCCCGCGGCATCCCCCGCCCCGCGCCCCGAGATGATCGCCGTGTCGATCGGCGGCACGACGCGGATGATCCGGCAGAGCGACGTGCGCTACGTGCAAGCCCAGGGCGACTACGCGCGGCTGCACACCGACGAGGCGAGCTTCCTCGTGCGCGTTCCGATGTCCGACCTCGAGCGGCGCTGGGCGGATGACGGTTTCGTGCGCATCCACCGCTCGTACCTCGTCTCCCTCGCGCACCTCTCTCGGCTGCGGCTCGGTGCAGCGATGCCGAGTGTGACCGTCGGCGGGGCCGAACTGCCCGTGAGCCGGCGGCTGCTGCCCGCGCTCCGCGAACTGCTCGACGCGAATCGGATCCGGCCGGGGTCGTGA
- a CDS encoding solute symporter family protein, with protein MLRFAESSSSPGDPWLNIAIFGAFVAITMIIVFRASRNNKTAADYYAAGRSFTGGQNGSAIAGDYLSAASFLGIVGAIAITGYDGFLYSIGFLVAWLVALLLVAELLRNTGKYTMADVLSFRLKQKPVRIAAATTTLVVCFFYLLAQMAGAGGLVSLLLGIGDAVGQSVVITVVGALMILYVLVGGMKGTTWVQIIKAVLLIAGAGVMTVWVLAIHGFDFSALLDQAVATANNPAILDPGLKYGVNDISKIDFLSLGLALVLGTAALPHVLMRFYTVPTAKEARKSVVWAIWLIGIFYVFTLVLGFGAAALIGPEVIAAAPGGANSAAPLLAFELGGPVLLGLIAAIAFATILAVVAGLTITAAASFAHDIYASVVKKGKPEAGAEVKVARRTVVVIGLVAIVGGIGANGQNVAFLVALAFAVAASANLPTIIYSLFWKRFTTRGALWSMYGGLISAIVLIALSPVVSGSETAMIKGVDFAIFPLSNPGIVSIPLAFLLGWIVTLVDTRKEDPVKQAEMEVRSLTGIGAEKAVDH; from the coding sequence ATGCTGCGCTTCGCAGAGAGTTCGTCGTCGCCGGGTGACCCCTGGCTCAACATCGCGATCTTCGGCGCGTTCGTCGCCATCACGATGATCATCGTGTTCCGCGCGAGCCGGAACAACAAGACCGCGGCCGACTACTACGCGGCCGGGCGCTCCTTCACGGGAGGCCAGAACGGATCGGCGATCGCCGGCGACTACCTCTCGGCGGCGTCGTTCCTCGGCATCGTCGGGGCGATCGCGATCACGGGCTATGACGGGTTCCTGTACTCGATCGGCTTCCTCGTCGCGTGGCTCGTCGCCCTGCTGCTCGTCGCCGAGCTGCTGCGCAACACCGGCAAGTACACGATGGCCGACGTGCTGTCGTTCCGGCTGAAGCAGAAGCCCGTGCGCATCGCCGCCGCGACGACGACCCTCGTCGTGTGCTTCTTCTACCTGCTCGCGCAGATGGCCGGAGCGGGCGGACTCGTGTCGCTGCTGCTCGGCATCGGCGACGCCGTCGGCCAGTCGGTCGTCATCACCGTCGTCGGTGCGCTCATGATCCTCTACGTGCTCGTCGGCGGCATGAAGGGCACGACGTGGGTGCAGATCATCAAGGCCGTGCTGCTCATCGCGGGCGCCGGCGTGATGACCGTGTGGGTGCTCGCGATCCACGGCTTCGACTTCTCGGCGCTGCTCGACCAGGCGGTCGCGACGGCGAACAACCCCGCGATCCTCGACCCGGGCCTCAAGTACGGCGTCAACGACATCTCGAAGATCGACTTCCTCTCGCTCGGCCTCGCCCTCGTGCTCGGAACGGCGGCCCTGCCGCACGTTCTCATGCGCTTCTACACGGTGCCGACGGCGAAGGAGGCGCGGAAGTCGGTCGTCTGGGCGATCTGGCTCATCGGCATCTTCTACGTCTTCACCCTCGTGCTCGGCTTCGGCGCCGCGGCGCTCATCGGCCCCGAGGTCATCGCCGCCGCTCCCGGCGGGGCGAACTCGGCGGCACCGCTGCTCGCGTTCGAACTCGGCGGGCCCGTGCTGCTCGGACTCATCGCGGCGATCGCGTTCGCGACGATCCTCGCGGTCGTCGCCGGCCTCACGATCACGGCCGCGGCCTCGTTCGCGCACGACATCTACGCGTCGGTCGTCAAGAAGGGCAAGCCCGAGGCGGGCGCCGAGGTGAAGGTCGCGCGCCGCACGGTCGTCGTCATCGGCCTCGTGGCGATCGTCGGCGGTATCGGGGCGAACGGTCAGAACGTCGCGTTCCTCGTCGCACTCGCCTTCGCCGTCGCCGCGTCGGCGAACCTGCCGACGATCATCTACTCGCTGTTCTGGAAGCGGTTCACGACGCGCGGCGCGCTCTGGAGCATGTACGGCGGGCTCATCTCGGCGATCGTGCTCATCGCGCTCTCGCCCGTCGTGTCGGGAAGCGAGACGGCCATGATCAAGGGCGTCGACTTCGCGATCTTCCCGCTCTCGAACCCCGGCATCGTGTCGATCCCGCTCGCGTTCCTGCTCGGCTGGATCGTGACGCTCGTCGACACCCGAAAGGAAGACCCGGTGAAGCAGGCCGAGATGGAGGTGCGCTCGCTCACCGGCATCGGCGCCGAGAAGGCCGTCGACCACTAG
- a CDS encoding DUF485 domain-containing protein, with protein sequence MGNDARSAGTDTIDFPAVQRSEEFQTLRSRHRRFVFPVLGACLVWYLAYVLLAGYAHDFMSTPVFGSINVAILLGLAQVVTTFAVTTWYVSFANRRLDPIAADIRGEIEAGDFRADDAATERGNS encoded by the coding sequence ATGGGCAACGACGCCCGAAGTGCAGGAACCGACACGATCGACTTCCCCGCCGTCCAACGGTCGGAGGAGTTCCAGACCCTCCGATCCCGCCACCGCAGATTCGTCTTCCCCGTGCTGGGGGCGTGTCTCGTCTGGTACCTCGCCTACGTGCTGCTCGCCGGCTACGCGCACGACTTCATGTCGACGCCCGTCTTCGGATCGATCAACGTCGCGATCTTGCTCGGCCTCGCGCAGGTCGTCACGACGTTCGCCGTCACGACCTGGTACGTGAGCTTCGCGAACCGCCGGCTCGACCCGATCGCCGCCGACATCCGCGGCGAGATCGAGGCGGGCGACTTCCGAGCGGATGACGCGGCGACCGAACGGGGGAACAGCTGA
- a CDS encoding sensor histidine kinase, with protein MSESVVIAIVAGVVVGLASVAVLLVARRLVLGSRELGTDAEQATYTTLHLASRAATHLRGGLDSPEVARAAKHLRALLGCTTLAIADENGVVAIDGGTEEHAATAERCAAAALVASRPEIMRSPDGFDAVVAPIRSGGRPVGAIVAFESPVRAGLVRATGEVAEWVAAQVDLGELDASRAALAEAEVRALRAQISPHFIYNALNAIASFINTDPAKARELVLEFADFTRYSFRRHGDFTTVAEELRSIHSYLQLEHARFGERLTVTLQVAPEVLSTVIPFLSVQPLVENAVRHGLEARENGGTITIIARDLGSITEISVEDDGVGIDPEVARSILAGAPNAEHVGLRNVDARLRQVYGEGHGLVVETNVGSGTLVRLRVPKSQPRPV; from the coding sequence GTGTCCGAATCGGTGGTGATCGCGATCGTCGCGGGCGTCGTCGTGGGTCTCGCGAGCGTCGCCGTGCTGCTCGTCGCGCGCCGGCTCGTGCTCGGTTCGCGCGAACTCGGCACGGATGCCGAACAGGCGACGTACACGACGCTGCACCTCGCCTCGCGCGCTGCGACGCACCTGCGCGGCGGGCTCGACTCCCCCGAGGTCGCGCGCGCCGCGAAGCACCTCCGCGCCCTGCTCGGCTGCACGACCCTCGCGATCGCCGACGAGAACGGTGTCGTCGCGATCGACGGCGGAACCGAGGAGCACGCGGCGACCGCCGAGCGCTGCGCCGCCGCGGCCCTCGTCGCCTCACGCCCCGAGATCATGCGCTCGCCCGACGGCTTCGACGCCGTCGTCGCGCCGATCCGCTCGGGCGGCCGCCCCGTCGGCGCGATCGTCGCGTTCGAGTCGCCCGTGCGCGCGGGCCTCGTGCGCGCGACGGGCGAGGTCGCCGAGTGGGTCGCCGCCCAGGTCGACCTCGGCGAACTGGATGCCTCGCGCGCCGCCCTCGCGGAGGCCGAGGTGCGAGCACTCCGCGCGCAGATCAGCCCGCACTTCATCTACAACGCGCTCAACGCGATCGCGTCGTTCATCAACACCGACCCTGCGAAGGCGCGCGAGCTCGTGCTCGAGTTCGCCGACTTCACGCGGTACTCGTTCCGCCGCCACGGCGACTTCACGACCGTCGCGGAAGAGCTGCGCTCGATCCACTCGTACCTGCAGCTCGAGCACGCGCGCTTCGGCGAGCGCCTCACCGTCACGTTGCAGGTCGCCCCTGAGGTGCTGTCGACCGTCATCCCGTTCCTCAGCGTGCAGCCGCTCGTCGAGAACGCCGTGCGCCACGGGCTCGAGGCGCGCGAGAACGGCGGCACGATCACGATCATCGCGCGCGACCTCGGCAGCATCACCGAGATCTCGGTCGAGGACGACGGCGTCGGCATCGACCCCGAGGTGGCCAGGTCGATCCTCGCGGGGGCCCCGAACGCCGAGCACGTGGGTCTCAGGAACGTCGACGCGCGCCTGCGTCAGGTCTACGGCGAAGGTCACGGCCTCGTCGTCGAGACGAACGTCGGGTCGGGAACCCTCGTGCGTCTCCGCGTGCCGAAGTCGCAACCCCGGCCGGTGTGA